Within the Anaerotignum faecicola genome, the region CGCAACCTTGCCCTCTGCATCCTTTTCAATGCGCGCAGGTGCCTGCAAGGGCAAAATCTGACAGCCCTCTGCCATTGCTTCTTCGATTTCCTCCGCCAGCGCGGTCATATCATCCACACGGCGACGGTATACACAGGTGACGCTTTCCGCTCCCAGACGTTTTGCCGTTCTGGTGGCATCCATAGAAACATTGCCGCCGCCGATAACGCAGATTCTCTTACCCGTGAAATCGGGCGCATTGCCTTCATCAATGCGGCGCAGCAGGCTGACCGCACTGACAACATTTTCTGCGTCCTCGCCTTCAATGCCAATCTTTTTATCATTATGCGCGCCAATGGAAATATAAACTGCATCATAGCTTTTCTGGATATCCTCCATTGTCACATCTCTGCCGATGGAAACATCCGTAATCACGTTAATGCCTGTTGTCAGAATATGTTCGATATCGCGCTCCAGAACCTCCTGCGGCAGACGATAATCAGGGATACCATAGCGAAGCATGCCACCCAGCTTGGGACGCTGCTCATAAACCGTAACCTTATGCCCCATCTGCGCCAGATAATACGCCGCCGTCAGCCCGCCGGGACCACCGCCGATAATGCCGACGGTTTTGCCTGTTTTCTCATACAGGATTTTCGCAGGCTCTGCCTTTGCGTTATCCACCGCAAAGCGTTTCAGACCGCAGATATTGATGGCATCATCCACCATCGCGCGGCGACAGTGTGCTTCACAGGAATGCACGCAGACATACGCACAGGCGGACGGGAAGGGGTTGTCCTTCCGAATCAGCCTTACTGCTTCTTCATATTTTCCCTCATTCACCAGCGCCACATAGCCGGGTACATCCACATGCGCAGGACAGGCGGAAACGCAGGGAACAGGATAGCTCAGCGCAGAGATACAGCGTCCATGCTGCACATGCTCCTCATAATCCTCGCGGAAGCCGCGAATTCCCTTCAAAACCATGTATGCCGCTTCATAGCCAATCGCACAGCCTGCGGAATCGGCAATCACCTTTGCGGTACGCTCAATTATGTTAATGGTTTCCATGGTTGCGGTACGGTCAAGCACCTGCTCAATCAGCACCTCCAACTGTCCAAGACCGATGCGGCAGGGCACACATTTTCCACAGGTCTGCGCATGGCACAGCCGCAGGTAATTCAAAGACATATCCACCGGACACAGTCCGTAGGCACTGGCACCAATGCGGCGCTCCATATCCCGATGCAGACCATCCAAGACATTTTGGGCGCGCCCCGGCGTTTCAATAGATAAACGACTCATAAGCTTCCTCCTTTTTTCTTCTCCCTCTTGTTCTCTAAATTCCTTCTCTTTTTTATCACCGATGCTCCATCCTCCATCGATGCTGTTGTTGTTTGTTTGATTGCTTATTCCGAAATTTTATCCACATCCATATTTTTCGGCAAAACCAGATTCAGAATGATAGACACTACAAATGCCACCGCTACCACGTTTGCGGAAAATACAGACTGCACAATTTCAGGGAAAATATGCCACAAATCAATTTCGCTTGCAGCCGTAAAGCCAACGCCGACTGCCAGAGACAATGCGGCAATGGTCACGTTTCTCTGATTAAAGCCTGCCTTTGCAAGCATCTGCATCCCACTTGTCATAATCGTACCAAACATCATGATGGTGCAGCCACCCAGAACAGATTCGGGCAGGGATGCAAAAAAGTTCCCGACAGGAGGCAGAAGCCCTGCCAGAATCATGCAGCCTGCACCTGTCATAATCGTAAATTTATTGACTACCTTCGTCATTGCCAGCAGCCCGACGTTCTGGGAAAAGGATGTCACAGGAGGACAGCCTACCAAAGAGGACAACGAGGACGCATAGCCATCACACGCCAGAGAGCCGGAAATCTCCTTGCTCTCGATTTCTCTGTTCAGCCCCGTCGCAACCATGGCTGTGGTATCCCCAATCGTTTCCGCTGCGGAAACCAGAAAAATAATACAGACGGAAAGAATCGCACCCGCATGGAATTCCGGCTTATAGGGCATCAGCTTTGGCAGGGAGACAAAGCCGCCTGCAAAAATAACGGACAAATCCACCTTGCCCATAAGGATTGCCACCACATAGCCCACAAGCAGCCCCACCAGAACGGAAAGCTGCTTCAGATAGCCCCTTGCAAAGCAGTTCCAGCCAAGACAGACCACAAGCGTAATCGTCCCCAACAGAAGATTCTGCGCAGAGCCGAAATCCTCTGCATAGCCGCCGCCAAAGGATCTTGCGCCAACAGAAAACAGGGACATCCCAATTGCGATAACAACAGATGCCGCAACCACAGGTGCAATCAGCTTTCGCCAATATTTTGCCAGAAGCCCCAGTGTGCCTTCAAAAAGACCGCCGACAAGCACCGCCCCGACAACCGAGGGATACCCATAATTAGACGCAACCGTACATAAAACCGTTACAAAGGTGAAGCTGACCCCCATAACGATTGGCAGACCCGATCCGACCTTCCAGACAGGATACAGCTGAATCAGCGTTGCAATCCCGGCAATAAACATTGCATTTTGCAGAAGCACCGCAATCTCCGCCTGAGAAAGCCCCCCTGCCGCCGCAATAATAGTAATCGGGGTCAGATTGGCAACGAACATTGCCAGAATATGCTGTAAGCCAAAGGGAATGGCTTTCAGCAAAGGTACCCTGCCCTCTAATTGATAAATGTTGTTTACGCTACAGTCTTTGGAACTCATTTTTCTTTCCTTTCCTCCTCTTTTTCCGTTTCGAAAATCGCTTTGTAAAATCACAAAATAAAGCGCATCTTTAATAAAGTATAATAGGTAATATTATAGCATGAAAAGTCCTCGCCCTGCAAACAAAACCAGACAATTCTCTACATCTGTATATCGAAAACGCAAAAAAGCCGCCAAAAGGCGACTTTCTTTACAATGCTTCCTGTATTCTGTATAACAAAATTTCAACATTTTCATCCGAATATTCAATTTCTGCGGAATATTGCCTTGCAATTTCAATCAAATCCGCCAAAACGACGCTGCCGTGCAATGCAAAATGCACCAATAAAAGCCTGCGAATCATAGCAAAGCTCAGCACAGCAAAGGCGGCTCTGCCCTCATATTCCCCATCATCCAGCGCAAGGGGGGTCTGCCGATAGAGAAAATACACCAGAAGCTGCTCCAACGCAGGCTCCCACGCCATCGCATCCGGCAGGGAAATCCCCGTCAAATCGGTTTCCTTTAGCTCCAGAAGGCGGTCTGCCCAGCTTGGCTCCAGACGCTCCAGCTCCAGATAAATCTCCGCCCATTCTGCCCACGAATGCTGGGAAAGCGTCCGCCCCGCCGTCTGCAAAATTTCCGCGGCACGCAGTTCGATTGGCTTGTCTCTGTCCTGTGCAAGAGCAAAGAGCTCCTCTCGCCACGCAAGCAGGGATTCGTCTGCAATATCCGGCAAATCTGCCGCGCC harbors:
- a CDS encoding NAD(P)-binding protein: MSRLSIETPGRAQNVLDGLHRDMERRIGASAYGLCPVDMSLNYLRLCHAQTCGKCVPCRIGLGQLEVLIEQVLDRTATMETINIIERTAKVIADSAGCAIGYEAAYMVLKGIRGFREDYEEHVQHGRCISALSYPVPCVSACPAHVDVPGYVALVNEGKYEEAVRLIRKDNPFPSACAYVCVHSCEAHCRRAMVDDAINICGLKRFAVDNAKAEPAKILYEKTGKTVGIIGGGPGGLTAAYYLAQMGHKVTVYEQRPKLGGMLRYGIPDYRLPQEVLERDIEHILTTGINVITDVSIGRDVTMEDIQKSYDAVYISIGAHNDKKIGIEGEDAENVVSAVSLLRRIDEGNAPDFTGKRICVIGGGNVSMDATRTAKRLGAESVTCVYRRRVDDMTALAEEIEEAMAEGCQILPLQAPARIEKDAEGKVAALWTVPQIIGPYGKDGRPKPIPADVPEFRIACDYVIVAIGQAIDARPFEAIGIKTFKGMIQAEDTSSVADVDNVFAGGDAVSGPATVIRAVAAGKVAAANIDAYLGFEHKIKTDVVVPPAHLTNAPPCGRVNLKSHCTPDCKGNFDLVVEGMSRKEADQESERCLRCDYFGFGSFRGGRTGEW
- a CDS encoding uracil-xanthine permease family protein → MSSKDCSVNNIYQLEGRVPLLKAIPFGLQHILAMFVANLTPITIIAAAGGLSQAEIAVLLQNAMFIAGIATLIQLYPVWKVGSGLPIVMGVSFTFVTVLCTVASNYGYPSVVGAVLVGGLFEGTLGLLAKYWRKLIAPVVAASVVIAIGMSLFSVGARSFGGGYAEDFGSAQNLLLGTITLVVCLGWNCFARGYLKQLSVLVGLLVGYVVAILMGKVDLSVIFAGGFVSLPKLMPYKPEFHAGAILSVCIIFLVSAAETIGDTTAMVATGLNREIESKEISGSLACDGYASSLSSLVGCPPVTSFSQNVGLLAMTKVVNKFTIMTGAGCMILAGLLPPVGNFFASLPESVLGGCTIMMFGTIMTSGMQMLAKAGFNQRNVTIAALSLAVGVGFTAASEIDLWHIFPEIVQSVFSANVVAVAFVVSIILNLVLPKNMDVDKISE
- the fliB gene encoding flagellin lysine-N-methylase, which codes for MKLIAPEYYTKFHCIADKCRHSCCVGWEIAIDPDKLVYYRSIEGEFGARLQKGIAEADDAAQFILDEEERCPFLNRTGLCDMIMALGEDALCQICRDHPRFRNFYADRTEIGLGLCCEAAGELILSQQEKLTLITLEDDGAADLPDIADESLLAWREELFALAQDRDKPIELRAAEILQTAGRTLSQHSWAEWAEIYLELERLEPSWADRLLELKETDLTGISLPDAMAWEPALEQLLVYFLYRQTPLALDDGEYEGRAAFAVLSFAMIRRLLLVHFALHGSVVLADLIEIARQYSAEIEYSDENVEILLYRIQEAL